DNA sequence from the Vanessa tameamea isolate UH-Manoa-2023 chromosome 21, ilVanTame1 primary haplotype, whole genome shotgun sequence genome:
AAAACTAGTAAAGAAGTATTTATCACTATTTTAAAGGTGTCTCAAGAAGAGCGAAGACTTCTACTGAGCAAACAGGAACAGCTCGAAGCTGATTTGAATCAAACGAAAACGACGCTAGAAGAGAAAACCAAAGAAAATGAATCGTTGACTGAAAGAATTCGGTGAGTACACGCGATTGGGTTACCGTTAAAATGGTTTAAAGAAGTTTATTTCCAAAAGAACAAAGTTCGCTTAcaaaggaaattttaaaattataactacagttaagatattacaaataataaacagtagtGATATCAAACAAGATCAGTGAAATCCTCTAATATATGGGTTcttaatcgttttttaaatatatttagagattTTGAATTTACAACACTTAGAGGCAAAGTGTGTAGTATATCTCGTTCTGTcgtcattgatttgacattagaAAGAAAAACACAGCATTGTACGGTTAAACGATGAATTAGTATCTACAGCATACTaagcaacatttttatttaaagcaagTTCATTTCATTTATAGCTCGTCCATTTCAAATATCTGTATCCaatgttatttatctttttaacgTTGAAGTGTGAAATGAATATGACACAACgagttaaagaaatatttagtatcgtGTATGGAAAGTCAACTTAAATTGATAGCGCGTAGAAGTAACTCGATGCTCCGTTTGCGCAGATCGCTCGAGCTGACCGCGGAGCGCGCGGAGGCCGAGCGCTGCCAGTGGGAGCAggaggcgggcgcggcgcgggaGGCGGCCGTCGCGCGGCAGCAGCAGATCACCACGCTCGGGGACCTGCTGGCGGCGGCGCAGGCGCAGGTACGCGAGGCCGCGGTGCGACGGCGCGGCCGCCGCTCGCAGCGCTGACGCTCCGGTCGGTTCGCAGCTGGCGGGCGCGGCGgagggcgcggcggcggcggaggcggcggccacggcggcggcgcggcgcgagGCCGACGCGCGCGCGCACGCGCTGGCCGAGCGCCTCGCGCACGCGCAGCGCCAGCTCGACCGCGCGCACTCCGACGCGCGCAAGCTGCACGACGACGCGCTCGTGAGTGTCCGAGAGCTCCGAGAGCTCGGCGGCCATCTTAATGCCTACTTCACGAGCCGTACGAGCCCGGGTCCCGGTTCCGGTTCCGATCCCGATTATTCTCCGATCCAAGTTTGACCGAACCGACCGATTAGTAGAATTGGGGACCCGCGATCTAAGCCGagtctaaattataaaattttgattgaattgCAATTTCCCAGGTATCGAGAAATACCGCAAAATCTACAATATCGGAGTTGGAGTTTCAGCTCGAACAGTTGCGTCAAGAGAAGTCGGCTCTTCAGGGAGAACTGCAGACCTTGCAGGAGAATTCTTCCGAGTTGCAGATACAAGTAAgtttttcgaaataatattCGTGGTTCACGAGTCGTCACGAATTGGATTTTTGTATTCTAAAATGTGAATACACTCAGGTGCAGGTGGCGACGGACGAAAAACTGGCGCTCATGAGTCGCGCGGGAGAAGCGCTCGCACGGGCGGCCGACCTGGAGCGGCAGCTGCAGGACTCGCGCGCGCGACTCGCGCAGGTCACGCGCGACCGGGAGCGAGACGTGAGTACCGCGAGGGAGATAGAGATACACACGTGCCAGAGCGGAACGGAGATATGTTAATGTGGGAACGGAGCAAATAGATTTATAGATAGAGTACTCAGAATGTGACTACAACCTGCGGTGCGATTCACTCGTAGAATGTAGATAATCGACTTATGGTGATACGAATTTTTCTTCCTATAAatcacattttgacattttaagatAGTTTTCGGGAGTGAGTGTCGAGTCTCTTCTCACAGAATAGCTGTGTTGAGTTTAACTCGACATAAAATTGTacacaattcaaataaaatatagatttacttGTTGTGAAAATGTGTGAGAGgacatttctaaaatattattatgtaacaattattattgtttacgtagtgacaattatactaactaacACTAAGTGGTTAGTGTCTGTTTAATACTTGGTTTATGTAATGGTTTGGTGACATCGATTTATCTACTTTACGTTCAGGAGGCAGAATGGAAACAATTCCAGAGCGACTTGTTGATGACCGTTCGCGTCGCAAATGACTTTAAGACCGAAGCCCAAAGGGAACTAGAGAGACTTGTCTCAGAGAACAAGATCGCGAGAGATCGCATCCGACTGCTCGAAGATCAAATGCACTCTCTTAAAGGTAAGCGAGGGAGCGAGAAGAGGCAAGTTTGAGGGAGACAGCATGAGAGTATTACATTTTGGTGTTAATTGTGATCACGAttagaacattaaaatttttcttgCATGtggtttttaaagtaattgtagAAGTAGAAAACGAATTCGATATTACGATGAACGATATTTAGTGAACTGTTGTATGTAGATCGGTTTCAGAATATAGAGTTTGTATTCAAAATGTGTTCCTTTCGTACGTGCTTTCTattggtaatatatttttataaaaaatgtctcCAATGTGTGTGGCGTGTGGGGCTACGTACTTCGGCGGGTCGGTTCAACTCGTCAGTATTCGTCGAACACCAAAGTCGACCCGAAGCCATTACAACACATAGTTCGCCTGAAGCGGCGCTCCTGTCGGCATGCCTTCCTTAAATTGACATGTTCGGATCGACTCGGCACAATTTGGCTTTCGTTCTAAAGCATGTCGGTCGATcggcaatttaattttaccgcCCGGCTTGGCTCAGCTACGCAAGTCCACGTGTTCGATTTTACCTATCTACGCAATAATGCTGACCCGCCAATGTGAGTAGCACGTCTGAGAGAAACGTATAAAATTGATACTGATATTGATATAATGACACttgagttataattatttttcaaaggtttactcagtcccaaaattattttaaagagaacTCATTTGAATTACAAACTATATTCATTTGaccatttgtataaatatttaaaaatcctttGACTTTCTGCTTTAGTAGTAAGATCGCATGcgtaataaatagatttaaaatgaaacgaatACGAAAGTAAAGGAGcaaaattaacaacattatcACGCACTAATTTATTCTATGTGAGGCTTTCAAATGTAGTCGCAGCCATAGAACTAACAGAAAATTGtcgtctaaaatatttaaaatgtacacaaaacataattttaatataattaattttgtctaattaaaatttcatgtaCCGAAACAGGTGTTGTGAGTCAAGAATCTATGGATAGTACACAAAATTATTCTGACGGAAGGAGCTTGTCAAAAGATTCTGAAAGCTTCGATTCAAACAGTGAATGTTCTTCGATagacgtttttaaaaatataagatcgCGGTACTTATCAAGAGTTCACAGCGTGAACGAACTGCCTAAGGTTGAAAGTTTGGTAGATCAGgctttctttaaaaatatatctcaaagTGATTCAGAGGAATGTGCTTCTAACGAGCTTAAACTTGAAATAGATAACGTGACGACAGATGAAACTAATGACGATGACAGCTACAAATCGAGTTTCGACAACAGAGATGATTACCAGAGTCAAGTGTTGGCAGAGGCAGTTCTAACTCCCATTGCAACTAAAGGACTGAAGCGACAAGATGCACTCGACGTTTTCGCAAAGAAAATAAATCGCCAGGACGCTTTAAACAACTTCGCCGATCCAATCAATGACAACGATAACTATAATTCTAGGTCTGAAtcagataatattaaaagaataggACAAAATACTATTTTCAACAAGAATctctcaaatttatttaatggtaaaCAAAAGTCTTACAGTACGGACAATCTTAATACGAATTCAGAGTTTAAAAATGCTCTCACAGAGGCAACTAGCATAGAATTTTTCGATAACACTTACAGTCTTAGTAAATCGTCTTTGTTAAGCGATGGATCAGACAGCGTTTTCTTTTCTCCGTTAGAGacgaataataatgttattcatgtaaataataataataaatatattaaaaatataaacaaaacagacAGTGCGAAAGACATTTCTTCCGAAACTATCGAAGGAAAAGTATTGAATTTACCTGTGGTGAAAGCCGAATCTATTCTTCCATTTCCTTATCCAGAGGACATAAGTTGTAAAAGAAAATCTGACGCCGCTTATGATATATATCGTCAGCCGTCAGAAAGAGGTACagacttaaataaaacaattgaaaacgattttaaaaaagCAAATGAAGAATTAAAAGTTAACTTTAAGGCAGCCTTGGATAGAATAAGCGGCAATGATAATCTTACAACGTCAAATTTTTTGTGTTTGTCTGATACAACTCCAGATTcaaatatactagaaatagataATAACTTAGATATTGTAGATAATTTTGTGCCAGTAAAACGTCTATCTACTTTTAAAGGCGAAGAAAATATTGTTCAACAAAACGATTCAATCAACAATGTAAAGGAAAAGTATGTCATCGATTTCTTTGAAGATAATGTAACTGAAGAATTTCAGAGTAATGAATCTtcacaagtaaaaaataatgataaagttCCACAATCTGTCTCTAGTTTAAAAAGTGAGAAGCtttgtaatgataatattacaCCAGAAGAAGGAGAGACAAATCTTAGAAGTACGAAAAGTGTAGATTCTATTGAGCGAAATAACTTGAATGATCCGAAAACAATACAAGCACCACTCGATGATAACGTcagttatcatttaaaaataaatactgtcaCTGATTTCGACCCTCCAGACGTATCTTATGCTGTCGAGACACGCGATAATAAACCGAATTACGTTGACAATAAGGTTAAAACTCTCCTAACTCCAATAAAGCTAGTAAATTCCAATGTAGATCGTTCACCGACGCCGATAATACTTAGTCCTGTTTTAATTCAGCCAATATTTTTCCAACCTAACAATGCacttttagaatttaatttaacgaatGATACCAAAAAAGGAACAGTTTATTATGACGATATCGATCAAGTGATTAACAAAGAAAATTCTACAAAGGATTCTGAGAGTAAGCGGAGAGGGATTTATCagaaaaatactaaaacaaaacCACTACCGTTTCTTACTTTGAAGAAATTTGGATCGAATGAaaatgtgatggaatcaaagtCGTCTTCACCGAACAAAAGTCCTACGAAAACAGTAGTCAGATTATCTAAAACACCAGAATGGCTAATGGATAACCAGTACTATCAACCCCTGCAGAATGTACCTTTCCTTATAAACACAGCTCAGACATTTGTCAAAGACACATTACCAAAACCAGAGCTTCCGCCAAAACGAATTAATTCCAACCCATTTACACCCTTTGAACGGTCAAAGCAAATACAGGAACAAGAAAATTATTACGAAGAAATCGGAGAGCCCATAGCATTAGCTCAAACGATTAACGTCGCAGACGACGAGAAGATATCAAACAAAACGTCGACAGCTGAAGATTTTAAAAACGTAACTCGGGAGGAACTTCTTAAAGTACCGAGAAGACCAAAAAGGTCGAAGAATCATGAAACGACAGTACCAAGTAAATCTAAATGTGATGAAAGTGCAGAAAAAGGAATGGATACTATGACCAAATCCGTAATATCCTTGTCGCGAACACCGAGTGCAAACGAGAATGCTAAAAAATCGGGATCTGTTTCGGATATCGTTCAAAATTTGGCTAAAAATCAGGTCGAACCCGTGCCTCAAGTACCGTTGAGAAAGCTTTCCCTCCAGTCACAGAAATCACCTAATACAGATATTGATACGGGTTCGCTTCCCCGCTTACGAAAAACTTACCACTGGAAGACGTTGGAACACAAACGACTTTCACATCCTATAAGGTCATTAAACGACACCTCGCCTTCAAGACCTCTACGTAAGTTAGGCTTTGTGCCCCGACACGTCCCGTGTGATATCTGTGTATATCTTTGGATATATGtgtgtaatgtaaataacaGTGTAAGacttgtttttatgtataattgtgTGTCGTTTTAGTGTTTCATTCGGTGGAGGTGCTGTGTTGGTCGTTGGTCACTGTAAGCAAGCTTCTATATAGTTTTCATGAtatatgtttatgaaaataGCACAGTTCAACATATTTATGTCCGGTTAATATATTCACGAAACGATTTATTTGCTTACttgtagtaaaattgtctacgaAACTGATTTAAACTTGTCTTAAAGATTATAAtactacaaataatatattctatatatatatatatatatattaaggtaaATATATGAAGATGACAGcagtgttattctgtaagaattcacttcgtatcacAGTCTTAAAAACGCTCGTGTCCTGCGGTGAGTTTCGGATTTACTTCTTACTGAATAGTAAAGTTACTAGTGTTTTGGAAAATTATCATTTAGTCAATTCTACTAGCCGCAtacaaaacgaatcgtttccGGAATATACTAACTGGGTATTActagatatttaaaatcataagaCATTATTACCAAGCTAACCATAAACGCTGTAAATTTGGAACTTTAAGTCAGTACTCCTCGTCAACAAAGGAGGTTAAATATTgcacagtatttaaaaaaaaggaaaacgttaaaatatatgggaagaggttttatatatgtgtaaaatattattattggtcaaattttattaaataatttgtttaagttattatataaatagtgaacagttatttctattatataatttgcgtatcgctttacaaatatattggtgttggtaaatataattatgattggtCGGTTTTGGGTTAAATAATTCAGTCATTTGAGGATATCAATATATTCCTAGATATTAGACGACCATTGTACATTAGATAGCTACAATATATTAGAAACAcgatcataaattttatttaattttccgaAAGTATCGcccattttatattcattaaatcgTCTATATAAACGTAAGTACTACACTTGGTTCAGtatgtttagataaataaaataattaataattaaattctcaaataaattatttatttttaatagtttctaTTGGTTCATAAGATCCACTCGtgcaaaaaaagaaaatcattataattgcaGTAAAATTAAGCTTTCGTTTCTTCTCTTTAACGGTATTTAAAAGTATTGACAAGTTATAGTTTACATTCGAAAATAGTTTCGTGACCATAAACGTATAAATCCCGTAAGACCATAGAGTACTAAATTTGGTCGTACTTTTCATACCAGCTATACCCCCTCGAACAGAAGAGACGCCGCCTCCTCCTCCGTTGCTGTCCAGCGCTTCCCTCCAAGATATCATGGCGACCGCCGCATCGCATAGACGGACTAAAGGTAACAAATATCCTGACGCTCTTAAACTTAGAATTTTtctctttataaataatgtaccttaatattatatatataaaataattcttgtatatttatgtatgtatgtatagtatcTCTATGTAGTCTTTGTGAAATCCCGTCTTGGTAGCTACGCcccattcaaataatattttctcgtAACTATAAAAATGTAGTGTTCGTTTATGTTCGAAATTTTGTTAGTGACAAGATCTCTATAGGAGGGAAAGAGACGAAATGTttctaattacataatatatgcgTCTTTGTCCCCCATAGTGCTATCTCTGTCTCGAGGCTGATTTCACACAGTCTACATCGTTTAGTGACATTTATAGATAAAGTGTTCTTCAAATGATGTCGTATGCGTAATGACATAGGGATCATTTTTGCATTTGATTAATGTATTAGCTACGCCCCATTCATCACATATAGTGGTCTGacgagtgagtgagccagcaaGAGTACAAGCCCCAGAGACATAAGATCTTACTTCTCAATATGGGGTGGTTTATTTTTCTTGCAGTGCAAAATGTCTATGGACAGCGGTGAACATTTTAGTATCGGCTGAACCATTTGCTAGTCTGccttcatatattaaataattaaaaaaatgaaattcacAAAACATAATAGTTGAGTCTTTTAAAACCGAAATACagcatataacatacataacataatcagcctgtaaatttcccactactgggctaaggcctcttctcccgttgaggagaaggtatggagcatattccaccacgctgctccaatgcgggttggtggaatacacatgtggcagaatttcgttgaaattagacacatgtaggtttcctcacgatgttttccttcaccgccgagcacgagatgaattataaacaaattaagcacatgtaaattcagtggtgcctgcctgggtttgaacccgaaatcatcggttaagatgcacgcgttctaaccactgggccatctcggctcttaaacaTATTCCCGCAACATAACATCAATggtataattgaaattaaatatatataatacatttaagagagccgagatggcccagtggttagaacgcgtacatcttaaccgatgatttcgggttcaaacccaggcaggcaccactgaattttcttgtgctgaatttgcgtttataaattcatctcgtgcttgccggtgaaggaaaacatagtgaggaaacctgcatgtgtctaatttcaacgaaattcacgaacccgcattggagtagcgcaGTGGAATATAtcaagaccttctcctcaaagggagaggaggccttagcccagcagtgggaaatttacaggctgctaatgtataatgtaataaaaatatataatacaatttttcacatgactatattttttttatttttttttattaagaaagcaaacagtgacattaaaaaatattaaattacaaatatatataacaattcacAATTTAGATGCTCTCGCATATAaacattatgttaaattatagaaatacaTGCCACTCTGGTTTATTTACTAGGTCGatagatacaaaataaacaagataaaaaaaaagatacattatgagggaaaaaagaaaaacaaacgtTAGAGCTGCTCATCAAACCAGTTCATGGTCATTTCGCGCTTAAGTGCTGGTACAGTCATGATCGAATGAACTATGTGTTCGTAAcgagatatataattatttacaggtGTAAGTAGACAAGATTCGCGTCTCTCGGTGAAGTCCCTCATAGAGAGTATAGAAAATGCAGCGAAGGCGGCCAAACAGTCGCCAGCCACCACGCCGGTTACCGAGTGGCCACAGGTGGAGCTCCCTACGAACTCTTAAATTAGCTTTCGTTTCGTATATTgctattagataaaaataaattgtaaggcGAAAATATATTGACCCAGTGACTGAACAGAGAGAGCAGTaagatttatgatttatatgtatttacccttatttcattaatatacttTTCCATACAGTCTCATCTCCTCGTGTTATTCAGTATCGTGATTATGTTTGATgggttatatatctatatatcaaatttgacgacctccgtggtcgagtagtgtgtacggttttcatgggtacgctactctgaagtcccgggttcgattcccgtccgagtcgatgtagaaaagttcattagttttctatgttgccttgggtctgggtgtttgtggtaccgtcgttacttctgattttccataacacaagtgctttagctacttacattgggatcagagtaatgtatgtgatgttgtccaatatttatttatttatttaaaaggcgaaataccactcactgatcgatcacgaaatctcagaaactataacacgtaCAAACTTGAATTTTGCCAAGttggttccttatagggtgtagacatcggATTTgcaagaacggattttacgaaactccacccctaagggagttggaagtttgtatgaaagtcctatGTTTTTGTAGtgagagacttgaaatttaaaatgaatgctCTATACATGGTGTGGAGGAAATCAACCCCCTTTTGGGATTAAAACAGGGGGTGGTCGTTTTTATGAAAGTCCaatgttattgaagttaaagtaattatagCAGAAAGATTGTATTTAAGTAGTAAGTAATAGATAACAACTACTTACTATTATAAGGAGGGATGTTTTATTAAtcgtacatttaaattatattaaatgtgttgAACCGATTATTCAGCAATaaccttttaatttatttcggtAACAATAAGACTCTAACAGCTACAAGCTAAAATAACTGCGGATAAATCCGCGGGCACAGGCGCCAAGTTTGAGCGAGTTGCATGTTGAGACTATATGTTTGAATatgtaataaagttatatatacaaaaaaccgCTCTGAAATTACTGtaactgttatatataaatatatataacagttaCCGTAACATATCTAACTAATGATTTgtgatctatataaataatgtccAACAGGTCCAAACAACAGTAACAAACACATCGACGAACATTAAGAACGGTATGTCGGAGCCGCCGCCCGCCACCAACGGCACCGCCAACTACTCCGCCAAGCCCCCCGCGCCCCGCAACAACCGACCCTCCCCCATCACCACAGGTGTGTTATGTCTGACATTCATTATTGTCTGACTATGTTTAAGCATGTCATATTTTaactatgttaataaaatataatctcatACGACACAGTCtccgtgttttttttattatatagtaacgCGGACTGTcaaatggccacctgatggtgagtagTCATCACCTACCATAGACataagcgctgtaagaaatattaactattccttacatcgccaacgagCTACCAactttggaagctaagatgttatgtcttttgtacccgtcgttacactggctcattcctTCAttccttccaaccggaacacaacaatactgagtaccgcCGTTTGGTTTAGAATACATAACACGTGTAGCATCTCTCCTCTCGCTCTATTGCAATATCTggaaagggacggaagtgtgtaacagaaTGCTCGGTTAGTGCGCgctgtttaatttgaccaatgagcgcgcgtgCTCGAGTTGGCCGTCAGTTGGTTCCAACCTTTCCGAGAGAATATAGTGATAATTTGGCTTATTACCGAGATGCGATGTCAGAGGATACACGCCATCTTCGGCTCATGTAAAGCTCTCTCCTTTAAAAGGTCCTTTCGATCTTTCACTACAAAACAATTTCGACAAATAAATATGGTCATATAAATGTTTGAGCTGTAAAATAATGATACGTTTGATAAACGAGCGGCACTGAAAagcagtttatatatatttctggcCGAAACTGCGTTTTGTTAGTTTCAtctctatgtacatatataaatgaatccCCATTTCCCTTGATCACGAATTTACCGATTTCATTcatatattgtttacaaatttgTAGAAGGCTCtggaaagaaatattaagataaatgcAGAAAACTTAAGATCATTCCATATTAGCAGTTTACGCTGATTTTCTAGAAGGGATTTtgccaatgtaaataaaattgcagtAGGAGCGGGTCGGCATGTGttaattagataatataataatcaccttaataaacatgaatttgatattgttagttttaacgcattttattattttaatcttttatttgatGTCATTAGAATACGACACGAGTTATTTTGAGCTGATCAttcgtttttaatacaaatttaaatacagtgTTCCTTATCTACGTTTACattgtatgtacataaataaaataaaataaaatagcctttAATGCTGCTTCTTCTTACAATAAATTGATACATGCCTACttgttaaaaactaaatatatattctaattctaatttatattgaagTGATCGGCAACTGGTTGCTTTAGTTGAACAGCTTGTCTGTCGACAAAGGCCTCCTCTAAAGATTTCCACGTATTCCTGTCTCTTGCTAATCGGCTCCATATTGGGCCAGCTATTGTCCGCAAGTCATGTAcatataaatgcaaattttattgcatatattttgAGAATGataaggttttaatttttttctttaacgttAACGATTTCGTAGAATCCGTCACATTCGATGTAACTAATTCgtcgtttaaataataaatgaacgcATGTATGTGTTTGCTTATTTTCTTACAGCATGGCAGCATGAGAGAGGAGCATAGCTCTCGCCTTATCGATTACCTAACTAACCTGTCTGTCTGTGTATCTGTAAAAACTTCCCAtgactaatataaattatttctcatCATACTTCCTAAATTGTCCACTGTAgtgtttgatttatttgtaactaaaaatttattttgtatctgttgtcgtttttgtttatgtattatttcaaaatgcttgccattagatatttatttataattattaatttttttattgattcaatGAAAACTCTTTTAAATGCAACcgataaaataatttgcatttaatattgtGCTTAGaacgatatttaaattgtaatttttcggGCATTCAGTTTTgctatacgttttttttttaaatagaagcaTCATCCATTGCGTCATTAGTGATGTTCCCTGgtgtaaaaaaatcatttggtGGATTGTATCTAAACTCCATTACGCCTAGCGATCATTTTCGCCCCCTTTCACGGCTTTGTGTCAGTTATATTATACgaataatttactatattatgcataatATTCTTATGATAATGCATTAGTTGTTGCCATATTTgacttcaataataaaactgagACGAAGCTCGGTGTATACGGCTTGTTGATGTGTCTAACGCGCGGGGCAGAGACTGCGGCCAGCGGCGCCAACATGACCAACATGGCCAATATGAGCAGCATGGCCAACATCGCCAACATGCCGGACGAGCAGCGCGCCCTGGCCACGCTCCAGCAGAAGGCCATGGAGTCGTTCGTGAGGAGAAACAGCTACGGAGATATATGTGAGTGACTAATGATCATTTGAATTTTGCCGTGCCTTGTGTCTCTGTGTGTTTCGCTTCTACTAATCATAGTGTATGTTACACTGGGCCAAGTGTATCGATACACTAAACGTGTACAGGCGTACATatgaaaaaatacacattttttttatatattgtcaatacatttctataaatatcAGATAAATACAGctgtatattaagtatttaattataaaataacaatctgCAAATATCCTACTCCTTTTGGGCTAAGGGTTTTTTTGAGATGGTTTTGAAGGGTTTCGACCAACCTGTTCTAGCGGGTTGGTGAAAACACTTGTGACAGATcaacacatacaggtttcctcacgatgttttcgatTCAACGCCCACTACGAgatgaaacacaaataaaagaaaattctgTCAGATTGATAACGTATGGGATTCGGctgtttttaaagtaaaaggCAATTTTATTTACCTGATACTATACGATActcaaattatattctattatttattatttttagtaaccggtattttatttttcatttcatacgaatatattttatatggttactccaccacgctggtccaatgcgATTGGTAGACAtatagatacacatgtggtagaatttcattgaaattagacacatgcaggtttccccacgatgttttcct
Encoded proteins:
- the LOC113399571 gene encoding uncharacterized protein LOC113399571 isoform X1 — encoded protein: MSCENIEEVMQQKVPKVPSNIKVQQPQSSSFIRKGIAANFFKTTFSSRSKAVPTATSFSVQETNKIGSAETKPVTRNRPRTVPQTETKIRRRNSERNLSLRIEKTLESPRPLSNTPTTPDYGGSRTVKNDLSSNVLKILKKAPAPPKPAPKTPDSLLPPSLKPKVPEKVKLKREKYVNNNTVWTNANVKSEKKIPLINIRGPSQGKQEATLKGAPSVSSLDSKHHKVAPAREKTHKIFGSKEKLHKAHKKKDLGNNNAVLEDPELREGLEFEDGQDRDHDYGSAEELGVGSVDERGSQECISLPVTLNADHMPGFQEVELRPRVPSEVSLTSGVRELESLRRELEASAMERAQLQARVDELLERANEADRLRAELERLKNHESEREAALERLADENGALRARLRGVAHSPLSDSEKRQLLLAPAPRRMHSSAPASIALAHNGEGDSGEASTPEWDKHSSSSLSEVSVACLQDRILQMEEHHYSTSEELQATLAELADLQSQLADAHADNERLADEKQVLLESLCRQTEKLEDSRTKVDTLQELLMREGVEPETVVSGDVDQQLFAVLKVSQEERRLLLSKQEQLEADLNQTKTTLEEKTKENESLTERIRSLELTAERAEAERCQWEQEAGAAREAAVARQQQITTLGDLLAAAQAQLAGAAEGAAAAEAAATAAARREADARAHALAERLAHAQRQLDRAHSDARKLHDDALVSRNTAKSTISELEFQLEQLRQEKSALQGELQTLQENSSELQIQVQVATDEKLALMSRAGEALARAADLERQLQDSRARLAQVTRDRERDEAEWKQFQSDLLMTVRVANDFKTEAQRELERLVSENKIARDRIRLLEDQMHSLKGVVSQESMDSTQNYSDGRSLSKDSESFDSNSECSSIDVFKNIRSRYLSRVHSVNELPKVESLVDQAFFKNISQSDSEECASNELKLEIDNVTTDETNDDDSYKSSFDNRDDYQSQVLAEAVLTPIATKGLKRQDALDVFAKKINRQDALNNFADPINDNDNYNSRSESDNIKRIGQNTIFNKNLSNLFNGKQKSYSTDNLNTNSEFKNALTEATSIEFFDNTYSLSKSSLLSDGSDSVFFSPLETNNNVIHVNNNNKYIKNINKTDSAKDISSETIEGKVLNLPVVKAESILPFPYPEDISCKRKSDAAYDIYRQPSERGTDLNKTIENDFKKANEELKVNFKAALDRISGNDNLTTSNFLCLSDTTPDSNILEIDNNLDIVDNFVPVKRLSTFKGEENIVQQNDSINNVKEKYVIDFFEDNVTEEFQSNESSQVKNNDKVPQSVSSLKSEKLCNDNITPEEGETNLRSTKSVDSIERNNLNDPKTIQAPLDDNVSYHLKINTVTDFDPPDVSYAVETRDNKPNYVDNKVKTLLTPIKLVNSNVDRSPTPIILSPVLIQPIFFQPNNALLEFNLTNDTKKGTVYYDDIDQVINKENSTKDSESKRRGIYQKNTKTKPLPFLTLKKFGSNENVMESKSSSPNKSPTKTVVRLSKTPEWLMDNQYYQPLQNVPFLINTAQTFVKDTLPKPELPPKRINSNPFTPFERSKQIQEQENYYEEIGEPIALAQTINVADDEKISNKTSTAEDFKNVTREELLKVPRRPKRSKNHETTVPSKSKCDESAEKGMDTMTKSVISLSRTPSANENAKKSGSVSDIVQNLAKNQVEPVPQVPLRKLSLQSQKSPNTDIDTGSLPRLRKTYHWKTLEHKRLSHPIRSLNDTSPSRPLQETPPPPPLLSSASLQDIMATAASHRRTKGVSRQDSRLSVKSLIESIENAAKAAKQSPATTPVTEWPQVQTTVTNTSTNIKNGMSEPPPATNGTANYSAKPPAPRNNRPSPITTETAASGANMTNMANMSSMANIANMPDEQRALATLQQKAMESFVRRNSYGDICERKDPLNALQVKNGGSKRNALLKWCQQKTTGYNNIDITNFSSSWNDGLAVCALLHSYLGEARVPYASLSPHDKRTNFSVAFAAAESVGIPTTLNIQDMIQQERPDWQQVMAYVTSIYKHFET